Within Acinetobacter sp. LoGeW2-3, the genomic segment GCAGTCATGAAACACATTTTGAATATAAGAACGGCACCTTATATATTTCTCCAAAAGAAAAGCTCAAGCCTTACCCACAAAAATTAACTGACCGTTTACTTCAATATGCAGAGACACATCCGAACCGCATATTTGCTGCAAAACGTGATGGTTCAGGTCAATGGATTGAACTGACATATGCCGAAACAGCAAATCGTGCATGGCGTATTGCACAAAGTTTAAAACAATATTCACATTTATCGACTGAACGTCCTATCGTCATTTTATCTGGCAACGATTTGGAGCATCTCACCCTATCCATGGGGGCAATGCTTGCAGGGATTCCTTTTTCCGCGGTTTCCCCGGCTTATTCTTTAATTTCCAAAGATTTTGGCAAACTCAAACATATCTTTGATGTCCTTACACCTGGTTTAGTTTTTGCCAATGATGGGGATGCTTTTGCGACTGCCATTGAGCACTGCCGTAATGCTGATGATATTGAAGTAGTCACCACATCCGGTCAGCTTGGTGGTCAAGCATGTACTTCCTTTGCAACACTGCTTGATTCTGAAATCAAGGATATCAAGGCCCACTATGCCACGATTGATGAACATCAAATTGCCAAATTTTTATTTACCTCTGGCTCGACCAAAATGCCAAAGGCAGTGCCGACCACACATTTGATGCTCTGCACCAATCAGCAAATGTTGCTGCAAACTTTCCCAGAATTTGAAGATACACCACCGATTTTGGTCGATTGGTTGGCATGGCATCATACCTTCGGCGGCAGCCATAATGTCGGAATCGCACTTTACAATGGCGGCACGATTTATATTGATGATGGCAAACCGGTCCCGGGGAAAATGGAAGAAACCATTCGTAACCTGAAAGAAATTGCACCAACGGTATATTTAAATGTTCCGAAGGGTTGGGAAGAAATCACGGTAGCACTTGAACAGGATGAAGAACTCCGTGAAAAATTCTTTAGCCGTGTCAAAGTGTTATTTTTTGCTGGGGCTGCGCTATCTGAAGCAGGCTGGAACCGTCTAGATCAGATTGCACAAGACCATTGCGGTGAACGCATCCGTATTATGAGTGGCTTAGGTATGACAGAAACTGCGCCCTCTTGTGTATTTACTACAGGTCCTAAAGTCATGGCGGGCTTTATTGGTTACCCAGCGCCAGGCTGTGAAGTCAAACTGGCACCATGTGGTGACAAACTTGAATTTTGTGTTCGCGGCAAAAACGTCATGAAACATTATTGGCGTCTACCTCAAGAACAGCAGGCTGA encodes:
- a CDS encoding feruloyl-CoA synthase, which gives rise to MARVTVQSHKYPERFVKLGSHETHFEYKNGTLYISPKEKLKPYPQKLTDRLLQYAETHPNRIFAAKRDGSGQWIELTYAETANRAWRIAQSLKQYSHLSTERPIVILSGNDLEHLTLSMGAMLAGIPFSAVSPAYSLISKDFGKLKHIFDVLTPGLVFANDGDAFATAIEHCRNADDIEVVTTSGQLGGQACTSFATLLDSEIKDIKAHYATIDEHQIAKFLFTSGSTKMPKAVPTTHLMLCTNQQMLLQTFPEFEDTPPILVDWLAWHHTFGGSHNVGIALYNGGTIYIDDGKPVPGKMEETIRNLKEIAPTVYLNVPKGWEEITVALEQDEELREKFFSRVKVLFFAGAALSEAGWNRLDQIAQDHCGERIRIMSGLGMTETAPSCVFTTGPKVMAGFIGYPAPGCEVKLAPCGDKLEFCVRGKNVMKHYWRLPQEQQADIFDEEGFYRTGDAVKLVDPNDPSQGLMYDGRIAEDFKLNTGTFVNVGTLRNKVLINGNLLIQDVCITGSNLNAIGFLIFPKLSACAEYAGLDLKHVTAQEVLSHPKVQQWFKQFLVDFNKDATGSSNTVSMLYLMTESPQLDAGETTDKGNLNQSGILKRRAGMVQELYEKHVNNPLIIRIPTLKQ